The DNA region CGATCGGATTTTATTGCTCTTTCCCTACAGTGATGGCTTGGAATTCGTAGCGAGTTTTTATGCCTGTTCCTATGCGGGTGCGGTAGCCGTCACAATCAATCCTAGTAAGAACGCCGATGCTCTCGATAAGTTATTAGAGAGGATCGAAGATTCCCAGGCGAAGGCAGTTGTCACAACTTCGGAAGTCATTAATTATTTCAAGGGTAAACTTGCCAAGAATCCTTTGAAAAGTGTGGGCGTTGCGACTAAATTCAGCCATCTTGAGTTGGTGGAAATGGATAAGATTCCCCTTGATGAAGCCACCAATTGGCAGGATCCTGAAGTGACAGCTGATGACCTCGCCTTTTTCCAGTACACCTCGGGTTCAACGGGTAAGCCTAAGGGTGTCATGATCACTCAGGGTAATCTCCTCAATAATTCTGAAACCATCCGTAATGCCTTTGAGTACAACACCGAAAGCATTATGGGCACTTGGTTGCCGGTGTTCCATGATATGGGTTTAATTGGTGGAATTATTCAGCCGTTGTACACGGGTTTTCCGTCGATCATGATGTCGCCAGTAGAGTTAATTCAGCGGCCTCGTTTATGGCTAGAAACTATTTCCCATTACAAAATCACCACCAGTGGCGCTCCGAATTTTGCCTATGATCTGGTGGCGCGACAGGTTGATCCGACCCAACTCGAAAATTTAGATCTGAGTTCTTGGCGATTGGCATTTTCTGGTGCAGAGACAGTGCGAGCTGCAACCCTTAAAAAATTCACCGAGGTATTTGCTCCCTTTGGATTTAAGCCAGAATATTTCTATCCTTGTTATGGCATGGCTGAGGCGACGTTATTTATCACAGGTGGCCAGGCGACAAAAGTGCCCAACATTCAATATCTTGACCCAGAGGCCTTACAAGAAAATCGGGCTGTTCCTAGCGCCGAAAGTGAGTTAGGCATCGTGAGTTGTGGTCAACCTTGGCTAGATGATCAGGTGGCGATCGTCAATCCTGAAACCAAAACAGAGCTAGAAGATGGCAAGGTTGGCGAAATTTGGGCTTGTGGCGGCGGCATTGGTCAGGGTTATTGGCGAAGACCCGAAGAAACAGCAGAAACCTTTAAGCAATATTTGGGCGATCGCGGGCCATTTTTGCGAACAGGGGATTTAGGCTTTGTGAAAGATGGCGAGGTATACATCACGGGTCGCATGAAGGAAGTCATGATCCTATGGGGCCGTTATCGTTATCCCCAAAACATTGAAGCCACCGTCGAAAAATGTCACCCAGCATTGCGACCATCTTTGGGGGCGGCGTTTTCCATTGAGGCCGAAAATGATGAACGTTTAGTTGTGGTTCATGAAGTTGAGCGGAGCCATATCCGTAAACTCAATGTGGAAGAAGTTGTCAGCGCGATTCGTAAGGCAATTTATGAAGAACATTCCGTCGAAGTTTATGGCATCGTTCTTATTAGAACCGCCACGATTCCGAAGACCAGTAGCGGTAAAATTCAGCGTCGCAAATGTCGTCAACTTTATCTCGATGGTGAAGGTCTAAATGTTGTGGGTGAATGGAAATTAGAGGTTTCTGAAAGCAAAGGTATTACCGAATTAGCTGGTAGTCTCTAGGTTTTGCAATGTGTGTGAGGGTGGTTCGCGAACAACCTCTACCAGTTTTAATACCCTGACGAAAGACAAAATGAAAGTTGTTATTATTTCGGCCACGTTTTTGCCGTCCCATGATGGGGTTAGCATTACGCTTTACGAACGAATTAAGCAGTTATCGGTTGCGGGTCATGAAGCACTTTGTTTTGTGTCTAGCTATCAAGAAATAGCGTCAATTTATCCCAAGTGGTCAGATTATATTGGTGATCTTTTTCCCAATATCAAAATTATTTCTTTAGCGAGTGAGGAATGGATGGATGTGCCCCAAGAACGTAATCCTAAGCGCTCTACGCTGAAGATGATGGAGGAGGCGATCGCCCAATTCAAACCAGACGTAATCGAAATTGAAGAGCCAGAACGGTTATGGACAACGCTCTTTAGTTTACCGGGACTAAAATATGCGCAACAAAATAATATTCCCTATATCGGTTGCTATCGAACGAATTTTATTGATTACATCCCCGATTATGTACCGGGATTTTTGGTTGGAATTGCCAAGACAGCGGCTTTGTTTTTGACGAAATGGCTCTATAACCAATGTTCCATAACCCTTGTAGGTAGCCGTTTTATTGAACAAAAATTACAGGCTTGGGGCATTAATAATGTTGACTATGCCAAGGTCATTGGGCCACCAGTCATTAAAAATCCAGAGCTATTAAAACAAGCAGATTTTTTTGCCCAAAACTACAATCTTCCTGATGTTGATCAAAATATCAAAATCTTATTTTTAGGCCGCCTTTCTCCCGATAAGAATTGGGATTTTACGCTGCAACATCTGGCTAAGCTAAAACAACAAAATATAACTCAGAAATTCACGATTTTAGTTGCGGGTCGTGGGGAACTCGATGAGGCGATCGCCACCCATCCTTTCATGAAAGAACTCCCAACCAAAATTTTAGGAGAAGTTGCCCATGACCAAGTACCCAATTTGCTAGCCAATGTGGATTTCCATGTGACTGCATCTCTTAAGGAAACCTTTGGTCGGACAGTGCAAGAGTCCCTTTATGTAGGAACCCCAATTCTGGCACCGGATTGCGATTGGACTAGAAATCTCATCGAGCCTAACCAAAATGGGATTTTGTTTGATCCGAATAGTGGTGAGGACTTTATTCAGAAATTAGCCAGTTTGATTGAGAATGAGGGCGATCGCCAACAATTACGCAAAAACATCTTGGCAAATCATTCCGAGAAAAATGACCCTAGTTATATTTGGATTGAATATTTACAGCGGCAGATTGACCAAGCCCAAACCCAGTAAAATCGCTACACTGTCTCAAGTTGCTTGAGCTCTACCATGGGTTTTCCCGTCATTTATCACCCAAATTACGTTACGCCAATCCCTGAAGAACATCGCTTTCCGATGCCGAAATTTAAGCGGCTGTATGAGATGCTGCTGCGGGATGACGTGATTCGATCAGAGCAAGTTTATGAGCCGGAATTTCCTGAGATGGATTGG from [Leptolyngbya] sp. PCC 7376 includes:
- a CDS encoding fatty acyl-AMP ligase, coding for MKTYSTIVDVLRDRAATTPDRLAYSFVSETPTNVTSLTYQQLETKVKAIAAHLQTKIQKGDRILLLFPYSDGLEFVASFYACSYAGAVAVTINPSKNADALDKLLERIEDSQAKAVVTTSEVINYFKGKLAKNPLKSVGVATKFSHLELVEMDKIPLDEATNWQDPEVTADDLAFFQYTSGSTGKPKGVMITQGNLLNNSETIRNAFEYNTESIMGTWLPVFHDMGLIGGIIQPLYTGFPSIMMSPVELIQRPRLWLETISHYKITTSGAPNFAYDLVARQVDPTQLENLDLSSWRLAFSGAETVRAATLKKFTEVFAPFGFKPEYFYPCYGMAEATLFITGGQATKVPNIQYLDPEALQENRAVPSAESELGIVSCGQPWLDDQVAIVNPETKTELEDGKVGEIWACGGGIGQGYWRRPEETAETFKQYLGDRGPFLRTGDLGFVKDGEVYITGRMKEVMILWGRYRYPQNIEATVEKCHPALRPSLGAAFSIEAENDERLVVVHEVERSHIRKLNVEEVVSAIRKAIYEEHSVEVYGIVLIRTATIPKTSSGKIQRRKCRQLYLDGEGLNVVGEWKLEVSESKGITELAGSL
- a CDS encoding glycosyltransferase; this translates as MKVVIISATFLPSHDGVSITLYERIKQLSVAGHEALCFVSSYQEIASIYPKWSDYIGDLFPNIKIISLASEEWMDVPQERNPKRSTLKMMEEAIAQFKPDVIEIEEPERLWTTLFSLPGLKYAQQNNIPYIGCYRTNFIDYIPDYVPGFLVGIAKTAALFLTKWLYNQCSITLVGSRFIEQKLQAWGINNVDYAKVIGPPVIKNPELLKQADFFAQNYNLPDVDQNIKILFLGRLSPDKNWDFTLQHLAKLKQQNITQKFTILVAGRGELDEAIATHPFMKELPTKILGEVAHDQVPNLLANVDFHVTASLKETFGRTVQESLYVGTPILAPDCDWTRNLIEPNQNGILFDPNSGEDFIQKLASLIENEGDRQQLRKNILANHSEKNDPSYIWIEYLQRQIDQAQTQ